In Myxococcales bacterium, the following proteins share a genomic window:
- a CDS encoding dihydrofolate reductase family protein: MGLMTFSLNVTLDGCVDHQEGIANDETHAFFTRLMDEGGAMLWGRVTYEMMESYWPSVARGETEAPPALREWAVKLETKPKYVVSSTRKDFPWTNSHHLTGDLRARVQQLKDATPTGVLLGSGKLAVELDRLDLIDEYKFLIQPRIVGHGPTLYQRGLPSTRRLELVSAMPLRCGAVAMHYRRGL; this comes from the coding sequence ATGGGACTCATGACTTTTAGCCTCAACGTTACCTTGGACGGCTGCGTCGACCACCAAGAGGGGATCGCCAACGACGAGACACACGCCTTCTTCACCCGCCTCATGGACGAGGGCGGCGCGATGCTGTGGGGCCGCGTCACGTACGAGATGATGGAGAGCTACTGGCCGTCCGTCGCCCGCGGCGAGACCGAGGCGCCGCCTGCGTTGCGCGAGTGGGCGGTCAAGCTCGAGACCAAACCAAAGTACGTGGTGTCGTCGACGCGAAAAGATTTTCCGTGGACCAACAGCCACCATCTCACCGGCGACTTGCGCGCAAGAGTTCAGCAACTAAAGGATGCGACCCCAACCGGCGTGCTACTCGGTAGCGGCAAGCTCGCGGTGGAGCTTGACCGGTTAGATCTAATCGACGAGTACAAGTTCCTCATCCAACCCCGCATCGTCGGCCACGGCCCAACGCTATACCAACGCGGCTTGCCGAGCACGCGCCGCCTCGAGCTGGTCTCGGCGATGCCGCTCCGCTGCGGCGCCGTCGCTATGCACTATAGGCGCGGGCTCTAG
- a CDS encoding DUF2200 family protein produces the protein MAVASKRKPVATPKARAVRKPAPSTKPHRIYSMSVASVYPHYVAKAERKGRTKAEVDDIIRWLTGYTQRQLDAHLQKKTAFEAFFAQAAGINPLRHLISGVVCGVRIENIEEPLMKEIRYLDKLIDELAAGRSMEKILRKADAITPGVPKKSKAPMAQAGRLPNIGAPATRALAALGVTTTAQAAKYSARELLALHGFGPRALAILERELAGIKRSLKRN, from the coding sequence ATGGCCGTCGCTTCTAAACGCAAACCAGTCGCCACACCCAAAGCCCGCGCCGTGCGAAAGCCCGCGCCCTCCACCAAGCCACATCGAATTTACTCAATGAGCGTTGCGAGCGTGTACCCGCACTACGTCGCCAAGGCTGAAAGGAAAGGGCGCACAAAGGCCGAGGTCGACGACATTATTCGTTGGCTCACGGGCTACACCCAGCGCCAGCTCGATGCCCATTTGCAGAAGAAGACCGCCTTCGAAGCATTCTTTGCCCAGGCCGCGGGGATCAATCCGTTGCGTCACCTAATTTCCGGTGTGGTGTGTGGGGTTCGCATTGAGAATATCGAAGAACCGCTCATGAAAGAAATTCGCTATCTCGACAAGCTCATTGACGAGCTGGCGGCGGGCCGATCTATGGAAAAGATTTTGCGCAAGGCGGATGCGATCACGCCGGGGGTGCCGAAGAAATCGAAGGCGCCCATGGCGCAAGCTGGGCGCTTGCCAAATATTGGTGCACCCGCCACGCGAGCGCTTGCGGCGCTGGGGGTGACGACGACAGCGCAAGCGGCAAAGTATTCTGCGCGCGAGCTGCTCGCCTTGCACGGGTTTGGGCCGAGGGCGCTTGCCATACTCGAACGTGAATTGGCGGGCATAAAGCGATCGCTTAAGAGGAACTAG
- a CDS encoding phage holin family protein, giving the protein MTISDEVNPRNDQRNDRQSFPCGHVDESNVALIGGLMADANDLALGHLDRLKHELKQEVDSLKSMIVTWLLVLGLAIVGAVHVTSAAALALADGTGWQLWLCYGLVASVVLLLAGIVVISRQAAKEEL; this is encoded by the coding sequence GTGACTATTAGTGACGAAGTCAATCCACGCAACGATCAACGCAACGACCGCCAGTCATTTCCCTGCGGCCACGTTGATGAATCCAATGTTGCCCTGATCGGAGGGTTGATGGCAGATGCGAACGATTTGGCCCTGGGGCACCTAGATCGCCTAAAGCATGAATTAAAACAGGAAGTTGACTCGTTAAAGTCGATGATCGTTACGTGGTTGCTGGTGCTGGGCCTTGCCATCGTGGGTGCAGTGCACGTTACGTCTGCCGCCGCGTTAGCCCTCGCCGACGGCACAGGATGGCAGTTGTGGCTGTGCTATGGCCTGGTTGCAAGTGTTGTGCTGCTGCTCGCGGGAATCGTCGTGATTTCCCGACAAGCCGCGAAGGAAGAGTTATGA
- a CDS encoding DNA alkylation repair protein has product MALTKATSKKPAPAKSKPRVTLAEVMRALKAAGSEQTRKTYTRHGAREPMFGVSFATLKILMKKIDVDHELALALWATGNFDARNLAVKIVDPARMTSADLDRWASEMTARMCSSYVGMVAAEGPHAAKKVAQWLGSKDEGKRCYGWSLLGQLAERDEKSMDASFEKHLADIARTIHAAPNAEREAMNLALIAIGCRSAGLRKSAIAAAKRIGKVEIDHGDTACKTPDAAAYIEKAWAYSTSKGFASPAAHERSRETPRRRC; this is encoded by the coding sequence ATGGCTCTTACCAAAGCGACATCCAAGAAACCTGCACCCGCAAAATCTAAGCCGCGCGTGACGCTTGCTGAGGTGATGCGGGCGCTAAAGGCGGCGGGCTCGGAACAAACTCGCAAGACCTATACGCGGCACGGCGCGCGGGAGCCGATGTTCGGCGTCAGCTTCGCTACGCTCAAAATCTTGATGAAGAAAATTGACGTCGATCACGAGTTGGCGCTCGCGTTATGGGCCACGGGAAACTTCGACGCGCGAAATCTCGCGGTTAAAATCGTCGACCCTGCGCGCATGACCTCGGCCGACCTTGACCGCTGGGCTAGCGAGATGACCGCGCGGATGTGTAGCAGCTACGTCGGCATGGTAGCGGCAGAGGGACCGCACGCCGCCAAGAAGGTGGCCCAGTGGCTGGGGTCCAAGGACGAAGGCAAGCGCTGCTACGGGTGGTCCCTCCTTGGGCAATTGGCAGAGCGCGACGAAAAATCGATGGATGCTTCCTTCGAGAAGCACCTCGCCGACATCGCCCGCACCATTCATGCAGCGCCCAATGCAGAGCGCGAGGCAATGAACCTGGCCCTCATCGCCATCGGGTGCCGCAGCGCCGGGTTGCGCAAATCGGCCATCGCCGCCGCTAAGCGCATTGGCAAGGTCGAAATTGACCACGGCGACACGGCGTGCAAGACGCCCGACGCCGCGGCATATATCGAGAAGGCCTGGGCGTACTCCACCTCCAAGGGCTTCGCCTCGCCTGCCGCGCACGAGCGCTCACGCGAGACCCCGCGACGCCGCTGCTGA
- a CDS encoding helix-turn-helix transcriptional regulator has protein sequence MTDPLSSTFAALADPTRRALLARLAKGEANVSSLAKPFAKSMSLPAITKHLKVLEHAGLIRKTRDAQWRNCTLRAAPLRAAAGWIDDYRHHWEQRLDRLGDYLAQVQSAQPSPMPTARLQNLPKPTKAKGSRHARQAK, from the coding sequence ATGACTGACCCTCTCAGCTCGACCTTCGCGGCGCTGGCCGACCCAACGCGGCGCGCCCTCCTGGCGCGTCTTGCCAAAGGTGAGGCCAATGTGTCGAGCCTGGCCAAGCCCTTTGCCAAATCGATGAGCCTACCGGCGATTACCAAGCACCTCAAGGTGTTGGAACACGCAGGCCTGATTCGCAAGACCAGGGACGCGCAATGGCGAAACTGCACGTTGCGCGCCGCGCCGCTTAGGGCCGCCGCCGGCTGGATTGACGACTACCGCCACCACTGGGAGCAGCGGCTCGACCGGCTCGGCGACTACCTTGCCCAGGTGCAGTCGGCGCAACCATCACCGATGCCTACAGCACGCCTGCAAAATCTGCCAAAGCCAACAAAAGCCAAAGGAAGCCGCCATGCCCGCCAAGCCAAATGA
- the katG gene encoding catalase/peroxidase HPI: MSDSKQPASKSPATAGTSVSTHASGGKCPVMHGGNTNVDMAHMGWWPKALNLDILHQHDRKTQPLGEGYSYREALKKLDVAALKRDLHALMTDSQSWWPADWGHYGGFFVRMAWHAAGTYRIADGRGGGGAGNQRFAPMSSWPDNGNLDKARRLLWPIKKKYGNQVSWADLMILAGTIAYESMGLKTFGFGFGREDIWHPEKDAYWGAEKEWLGSTRYDGDDRASLQNPLAAVQMGLIYVNPEGVGGKPDPLRTAQDVRLTFARMAMDDEETVALTAGGHTVGKAHGNGDASRLGQSPEGAEIAEQGLGWRNPAGKGCGRETVTSGLEGAWTTHPTRWDNGYFEMLFGHEWELKKSPAGAWQWEPLSIKEEDKPVDVEDPTIRKNPIMTDADMAMIKDPIYRKISERFHKDQAYFSEVFARAWFKLTHRDLGPKARYLGPDVPGEDLIWQDPVPAGSTTYDVAAVKARIASSGLSIPEMVATAWDSARTFRGSDKRGGANGARIRLAPQKDWAGNEPARLARVLGVLERIAKATGASVADVIVLAGNVGVEQAARAAGVEVAVPFAPGRGDATAAQTDAASFAPLEPIHYGYRNWLAQDFAVSAEELMLDRTQLMGLTAPEMTVLVGGMRVLGANYGGAKHGVFTDRVGVLSNDFFVNLTDMRYAWVPTSGGIYEVRERATGAVKWTATRIDLVFGSNSILRAYAEVYAQDDGKAKMVHDFVAAWSKAMSADRFDLAARA; this comes from the coding sequence ATGAGCGATTCAAAGCAGCCAGCGTCGAAGTCACCGGCAACCGCGGGGACTTCAGTTAGCACCCATGCCAGCGGGGGTAAGTGCCCGGTGATGCATGGCGGCAATACCAACGTCGACATGGCGCACATGGGTTGGTGGCCGAAGGCGCTGAATCTCGACATCTTGCATCAGCACGATCGCAAGACCCAGCCGCTGGGCGAGGGCTATAGCTATCGCGAGGCGTTAAAAAAACTCGACGTTGCGGCGCTTAAGCGCGACCTGCACGCACTCATGACCGACAGCCAATCGTGGTGGCCGGCCGATTGGGGGCACTATGGCGGCTTTTTTGTGCGCATGGCGTGGCACGCTGCGGGCACGTATCGCATTGCCGATGGTCGCGGCGGCGGCGGTGCCGGCAACCAGCGCTTTGCGCCGATGAGCTCGTGGCCCGACAACGGCAACCTCGACAAGGCGCGGCGGCTGCTTTGGCCGATTAAGAAAAAATACGGCAACCAAGTTAGCTGGGCCGACCTCATGATCTTGGCCGGCACCATCGCGTACGAGTCGATGGGCCTTAAAACCTTTGGCTTTGGCTTTGGTCGCGAAGACATCTGGCATCCAGAAAAAGATGCGTACTGGGGCGCCGAAAAAGAGTGGCTCGGTTCGACGCGGTACGACGGCGACGATCGCGCCAGCTTGCAAAACCCGCTCGCCGCGGTGCAGATGGGCCTAATTTACGTAAACCCCGAGGGCGTTGGCGGCAAGCCCGACCCGCTGCGCACCGCGCAAGACGTGCGCCTAACCTTTGCGCGCATGGCGATGGACGACGAAGAGACCGTCGCGCTCACCGCCGGCGGTCACACCGTGGGCAAGGCGCATGGCAATGGCGATGCGAGTCGGCTGGGGCAAAGCCCCGAAGGCGCCGAGATCGCCGAGCAAGGGCTTGGCTGGCGCAATCCGGCCGGCAAGGGCTGCGGCCGCGAGACCGTGACCAGCGGCCTTGAGGGCGCGTGGACCACGCATCCGACCCGGTGGGACAACGGCTACTTTGAGATGCTGTTTGGGCACGAATGGGAGCTAAAGAAAAGCCCCGCCGGCGCATGGCAATGGGAGCCGTTGAGCATCAAAGAGGAAGATAAACCCGTCGACGTCGAAGATCCTACCATTCGCAAAAATCCGATCATGACCGACGCCGACATGGCGATGATCAAAGATCCGATCTACCGAAAAATCTCGGAGCGCTTTCACAAGGACCAGGCGTATTTCTCGGAGGTGTTTGCGCGCGCGTGGTTCAAGCTCACGCATCGCGATCTGGGGCCCAAGGCGCGCTACCTCGGGCCGGATGTGCCAGGCGAAGACCTGATCTGGCAAGACCCAGTGCCCGCCGGCAGCACCACGTACGATGTTGCCGCGGTCAAGGCGCGCATCGCGAGCAGCGGCCTGTCGATTCCCGAGATGGTCGCGACCGCGTGGGATAGCGCGCGCACGTTTCGCGGCTCAGATAAGCGCGGCGGCGCCAATGGCGCGCGCATTCGCTTGGCGCCGCAAAAGGATTGGGCGGGAAATGAACCAGCTCGTTTGGCGCGCGTGTTAGGCGTGCTCGAGAGGATTGCCAAAGCCACCGGCGCCAGCGTCGCCGATGTCATCGTGCTGGCTGGAAATGTCGGCGTCGAGCAGGCGGCGCGCGCTGCGGGCGTTGAGGTCGCGGTGCCATTTGCGCCAGGGCGTGGCGATGCGACCGCCGCGCAAACCGATGCGGCGTCTTTCGCGCCGCTCGAACCGATTCACTACGGCTATCGCAATTGGCTGGCGCAAGATTTCGCCGTCAGCGCTGAAGAGCTAATGCTGGATCGCACGCAGCTTATGGGCCTGACCGCGCCGGAGATGACGGTGCTGGTGGGCGGCATGCGCGTGCTCGGCGCCAACTACGGCGGTGCCAAGCATGGCGTGTTCACCGATCGCGTGGGCGTGCTGAGCAACGACTTCTTCGTCAACCTAACCGACATGCGCTATGCATGGGTGCCGACAAGCGGCGGCATTTACGAGGTGCGCGAACGCGCCACGGGCGCCGTGAAGTGGACCGCGACGCGGATCGATCTGGTCTTCGGTTCGAACTCTATCTTACGCGCTTACGCCGAGGTCTATGCGCAAGACGATGGCAAGGCGAAGATGGTGCACGACTTTGTGGCCGCGTGGAGCAAGGCGATGAGCGCCGATCGCTTCGACCTCGCCGCGCGCGCGTAG